The genomic region gtttcacactctccatcaccgATGACCACTTGCCTCCCACCTCATTCCAATTTCCTCCTACATCCAACCCCACACAGCCTATACCATCACCCCCTTCCCCAGCACCCACCCCTACCCCATCCGTCCCACATTTGCTCAACCCGACCCCAACACCACAGCCCCCACCGCCTCCACAGCCATCTCCTCACCCACACCCCCTGACCGAACCCACACCACCAGCCCCACCACCACCTCCTCACTCACACCCCCTGACCGAACCCACACCACCAGCCCCTATTTCTTCGTCCACCAACAACACTCACACTATGACCACCCGGGGTAAAGTCGGGATCTCTAAACCTAATCCTAAATATAACCTTCACACAACTACCACTCACATATCACCCATTCCCATATCATACCCCCGAGCTATGGCCGACCCAAATTGGCAACAGGCAATGGTCAACGAATATAGTGCATTAATGGATAACGGTACGTGGGAGTTGGTTCCCCGCCCGGACACTCATCCGGTAATTCGTTGTATGTGGTTATTCCGGCATAAGTTTAAACCGGATGGGAGTTTAGACAGATATAAGGCCCGACTAGTTGTTAATGGGAAATCTCAAACGGTCGGGATCGATTGTGATGATACATTTAGCCCGGTTGTTAAGCCGGCTACTATACGCACGGTCTTGTCTCTCGCTTTGTCACGTGGATGGCCAGTTCATCAATTAGATGTTAAAAATGCATTTCTACATGGGGACTTACAAGAAACTGTTTTCATGCATCAACCTCCGGGTTTTGTGGACCGGGTAAACCCAAACTATGTATGTCGCCTTCGGAAATCATTATACGGGCTCAAGCAAGCACCACAGGCGTGGTTTACCCGTTTCTCCACGTTTATCACGTCGCATGGATTTCAAGGGAGCTTATGTGATACGTCACTCTTTATTTATCGGCGAGGTCTTAATACAGTGCATTTACTTTtgtacgttgatgatattattttaaCTGCTTCGTCCGCAGATTTTCTTCAGCTTCTTATTCAGCGTCTATCATCCGAATTCGCTATGACATATATGGGACATCTACATCATTTTCTTGGTGTCACCGTTCAACGTGATGCTCATGGAATGTTTCTCCATCAGTCACAATATGCACGCGATATCTTACACCGTGCCAACATGACATCGTGCAAACCTTGTGAAACCCCGGTTGATACTTCTTCTAAGTTAAGTACCACGAAGGGTGATTTGCTGCCCGATGGCACCTTATACCGCAGCCTCGCAGGTGCGTTACAGTACCTTACGTTTACACAGCCAGATATCTCTTATGCGGTACAACAGGTATGCCTTTTCATGCATGCTCCACGGAAGCCTCATTTTGCTTTCATGAAGCGGATTATTCGCTACATTCAAGGTACTATTAATTATGATTTACGCTTAACGGTATCTCCGGCCACCACCCTCACGGCTTACTTGGACGCTGATTGGGGTGGATGTCCGGATTCTCGACGTTCGACTTCGGGCTATTGTGTTTATCTTGGTGATAATCCCGTTTCATGGTCTTCGAAAAGGCAACCTACAGTCTCTCGTTCTAGTGCTGAGGCAGAATACCGGGGAGTCGCTAATGCGGTTGCTGAAACGAGTTGGTTACGCAACCTTTTACTTGAGTTACATGTTCCTCTTCGCCGTGCAACAATTGTGTATTGTGATAATGTATCCGCAGTTTATCTCTCAGAGAACCCAGTTCAACATCAACGGATGAAACATGTGGAAATCGATCTTTATTTTGTTCGTGAAAAGGTTCGTCTTGGTCATATTCGGGTCCTCCATGTCCCTGCCGCCTATCAATATGCAGATATCTTCACCAAGGGCCTCTCCAGACAGTTGTTTCACAGTTTTCGTTCCAGTTTGTCCGTGTGTCGAAACCCCCGTTCAAACTGAGGGGGAGTATTAGCGGACCATATTATTATATGTTTAGAAACGATTGTATCTCCATATTTAGAGGGAATTAGTTAGCCTTGTAATCCCTATATATATATCGTATTGTATTATTGTGTTAATCAATGAAAGAGACACCGTAAATACTTTTACATTGtgctttttttttttgcttcatattgtgttttttttttctagataTAGTGTTTTTTATACTGTGCATTGTGTTTCTTTTTTTGTCCTTTGTGTTTTTTGGTCTGTTCATTGTGTTTTTTATCTTGTTCATTGTTTTTTTATTGTTGATTGTGTTTTTTGGTCTGAATATAGTTTTTTTAGTACTGTGCGTTGTGTttttttgtctgttgtgtttttggtttgtttattatgtcattttgGTCTGTTCATTGAGCTTTTGTTCTCCTTCATTGTGTTTTTTTAGTTCTAATCATTATGTTTATCTAGTTCTGGTCATTGTGTTGTTTTCTGCATTAATAGAACACTCACTTAAAATGtcatttttctgatttttatataGCAACATCATACtcattggaaagataaaaaacgctcgattttatgatgtgtttttttttaaattaatgtgCGAAAAAAGCTATGGATGTTTTAAAAactgtgtgggggggggggattatGCATAGGGTTGTCCAAACTGCTCGACGATCAAAAATTGCTCGAAAAATGCCcaaaaaatgctcgttcgattcccactcagtttgtaaatgagccgtTCGGCTCGGTTCGATTTGAAAACGAttcaagcatgagcaaaggtccgctcgctcGTTGATCGCTCGGTttcgctcgaattatttttattaaataattaatgtatattatagattttaaagatttatatatatttatatatagttaTATAGATAAGTAGCTCAAGAAAAATTAAAAGCCCAAGAAACATACTTAGCCCAATTCAATAGTAAAACCTAACCCCAATTCCTAAAAATTCAAATAAGcagctcaaaaaaaaaaaaaaaaaccttttgtTGGCGCTGCTCAACTCATACGGTCATACCAAATTCAGATTCCGACCAACAACTTCACTTTCCGAACCACTGCATCAGCCGGCTACTTATCTCTCCGGCCAACAACTTCACTTTACGCATTTGAGATTGCAATCCCACAGGCTATAGGGCTTACAACGGTCACTTATCTCGCCGGGTGCATCAACGGTCATACCTCGTCGGCTGCATCAACGGCTCACAACAGCTGGATCAACGATCAGAATAAAGTAGTTCAAGAAACTTCTGTTAGATTTTATCGTGTAACTTCTGTTTGATTTTATCAGAATAAAGTAGTTTAAGAAACTTTTTGATGAAATGTCTGAGGTAATTCATGAAACTGTTTGATGAGAATAAAGTAGTTTGAGAAAGTAGTTTATCAAGTAACTCATGAAACTGTCTGATGAAATGTCTGAGATAATTTATATTTATTGGAACTTTAGgtattgtttaagaaaaatgAAAGTTGTTCTTTGATGAAAGATAGTGTTTAATAAAAACAGAACAATATTACAAGAACATATACAAATAACAGGGGCCGCCTGCTCATGTTACAAAGAACATATACAAATTCTGTTTGCATAAAAAGTTTATTAagaattgtgttttttttttgtagaatgtCTTCTTACATAGAATCAAACAAGAATCTGGCTGCTcatttgtattttgtttttttaatgtaTAGCAAGCTGCAAGAGATGAAGAAAAATTGGAAATTAAGGTGTTGACTCCAGACGGGTCTGATAATAAATGAAAGGtatttttataattaacaaaCCATAAAAATTGTTATGTAATGTGTAGAACTTAATGGCTTTGTTTAATGCTTGTGTTAATAGGTTATATATGTTGATTTGAAGTGGAATTTTGTGGATGGAGATGATCAAGCTTAAAGAAGAAGTTTATGGCTTTTGAACTaaatgacaatttgtatttgacACTTTATTTTGTGCTTCAGATTTGATATTGTTAAGAACTTTTTTAGGATCATGATTTTAGTTATATATTGCTTTTGTTAGTAAGGTGTTggacatgttttaattaagttaggattttttttttgttgaatgcAGCCTTGTAATAGTCttgattttagtttttttttttatgttgctGCACATGTTTTAATGAAAGTGCTGAGAAAAACCGAGCGAAACCAAGCGAAAATGATTCGTTCGATTAAAATTCGAATCGAGCACAAGCATCACTTTTGTGCTCGGTTTTGCAAAATCGACCCGATCCGGtcggttgtaattcaatccgagcacGAGCAGACCCTCGCTCGGATCGGAtcggctcatgaacacccctaATTATGCATGTGTCATGCACATGAGGAGTGGCTTTCTACCCTTTCTAGAATTTTGCCCCTTTTTAACATATCACCACCCTTACTATATATTATTTAATTTGATTTCATTGTTAGTACGCAAGTGCTAACAAGATAGATAAACTGCAATTTTCATCCCTAATATCCACCTTTATCACTTTTAATGCCTAACGTGAGGGGTCAGTTTGTCCTTTCATCCTCAATGTTGTCTTCAAAAATCCACCTCAATGAAACCCTACTCAACGTACCTCATCTTCCATCCCCTCTCTGATCACATTCACCTTTAGGTTCTATCCAAGTTGTCATCGGAAACGCTAACGCAGGTGCTAACCTATGGTTGCTTATAAACCTTAGTTGAACGATCCTTGTTAATCACACCCTGATTTATTTACTCTTAAGCCCCATCTTAGCCGAACAAGCAATTTTTCACCCTATCAACAGCAATGGCTTACATCACCGTCAACCACCATCACCTAAAACCATCACCACCAGCTACAAACACCGCCTATATACCAAATTGATTGTACAACCTAAATTCCCAATCCCTACTACCTCAAGAAACGCCATTGGACTACTGCTTCATTGACCTGATGTGAACCATTTCTGAACCACCAAGCCACTGTCAAACCACCAAATTACTATTGCAGCTTCCCCTCTCATTTGAAAACTACTTGTAATTCAATGCTTTCACCGTTTGTGTTTTCATATCTTTTGGGTTTTTTATATTACTCATGAAATTACTATGTCTTTTATGTTTGTGAATGCTTTTACTACTTTGAGAAGCAAATTACTTAGAATGATTTGAGTTagattttattttaaattatttcGAGTTCTATTCTTATAGTTTAAACAAATTTGGTGTTTTGATTTCCTCATCTTCTTGATTGTTGAGTGAGATGTGGACAAAAGTTGCATGTTGCTGGTGTGTATAAAGGTGTGTGTTGCAGGTGAAGAACACAAATTGAAAAGAGGATGGGTAATGAAGTAAAATGGTCGGTAAGAAGGTGACTGCTTCAACTTGGTAGCCGATGAACTCTTGGTCGTTGGTGAGGTGGGTGTGCTTCAACTTGTTCAGTGTTAGGAAGAAGACAAAGGTGGGCTATTAAAATGACGAAATTGCTGCTCATATGAGGAAAGAGTTAACAGAGAAGTTAACAGGCTTAAGGTTTAGGAGTGGAACATGTTAGATTTTGAAATGTCAGGTACCAAGAGTGTTGAAGATAAATGAAACAGATGTTTGGACCAAACCTCATGGACAAAAAACTACAGTTTACTCTACTAAAGAGTATATGGAAACTGCACACACATAAAAATAAATAACACAAAGTAAAATTTCTCGGTTATATGTAATGACAACACCTGTAGATTCTACAAAATTAATGCTGAGATAactttatttaagttttaaacaacatAACACGCTGAATTGAAAAGCATAaacaatatatcacacacaaatTCACCCAATTATTTTAGGGATTAACCATGAAATGTTTTGAAGTTGTAGGGCTTTAGGTTGCTTAAAAGGAACCTTTCTTGGCAAATCTTATAGTTTTGAAGCAATGGCGTCAGTTCTATTAGTTTTTAAGGAAAGTTGTAAAGGCAACCAATCATCATCCTCACTGAAAGATTCTGAAAGACATCTAGCCACCATTTCTTCACTAACTCCCTCTAGTGTTGATGGTACCCACTATGAGCATGAACATAAACTAAAAGTTATAAACCCACGTTACGTTTAACATTATCAAGTTTGATCAAAAGGCACTAGTTTCTACCTTAGGTTTCTTATCTTTGTCGATCAACATAGCTCTAGATCCCTGCTAAAAGAACAAATTATTTTAGGCATATAAGTGGTATTGGTCAGTGAACAATCGAAAAGTTTGTGTAAAGCATGAGGACACCTCATAGAAGTTATTGCTAAAAGTTCTACGTAGAACATGAGAAatagcaatgtattcagcctcaagACATTGCTCGATATTTCTAGATCGACCTTCTCTAATCTGTCACATGATTAAGGCACATTTTAAAATTTTTTAGGAATTAtttattaatttgtttttttaatacaAGCATATACCATTCTCAAGCAAATCTTAAGACCCAGTGGATTAGCGGATTTCATTGATTTGATAGCGTCATGGACCCATTTCTCTTGAACTTGTGTAGCCAAGTGTTCCTGAGATTAAATTCATAATGCGTATGCTAGTATATCATATCATGGGATAAGATCAAATAAcaagtttattttgcctaagtaggatgagaatgaatcttaaccattcatttttcaaatcaatggttaagatgaaagtgtaggagAAAGGAGGAGTATAATGGTATCTTGGGAAAATCATATTTatggactttctctctccacatgcaagccACATTATATTccacccccattttttaaacgttcataacttttttatacgacattattttttcataaaaaattcaccgtaaaatcgagcgtctttttatctttaattcgAGTACCATATTCCTATATAAGATATGAAGactaaaaaacccactaaaatgtgttgtatttctattttgtataacatttttatactggatttttgtgctaaattttttgtgctgaatttttttgtcttaaattttttctcaattttttgtgctggatttttttctactacatttttttgctgaattttttcgtactatatttttttgtactagattttttttgtgctatattttttgtactacattttttgtgctagatttttttgtattagattttttgtgctagattttttttgCACTAGatatttttgttgtatttttaaaacacaaaagagatgccacatgtcattttcactcctatttataaggaccaaaatgcccttcattcTTACTTATTAGGAGTGacacatgtcatcatcacaataCTTCTTAgcctacttaggcaaaatccactttttagtggatcatTCCCCATCATATCATAACACATACAATACAACTATATGCAAGGTTGTATAGCTTACCAACGAGGATAATATTTCTTCACATGATTTGCCATTGAAGCATTGGTTAATCATGTCAAGCCTGGTCATATAATTAAATCAAAGACAAAAAAAAGAGAAAGTTAACAAGGTTATAAGGTTATATGTCGCATTGTTTCATGGGTCCAAGGGTAAAGATGTCAAAATAAACAGATAACAATGTTTCATGCCCGTACACAACACTTCAAGGTTTGCTTACACTTTGTTCGTAAAAAAGGTCGCACATAAAGAATTGCAAGTTCAATCTATCTTTATTAATTATCAAACTTACTAATATCTTCACCAAACAGTTACTCAATCCATGGTTTTCCTTTCTACTTTCTTTTATCTTGTGGGGACTTAACAAACATAGAATAGGTTCAATATTATATATGGGTCATGTATCCCGTTAGGGTTAAGTTTAACATAACTTAGTCCTCGAGCGAGTCTATTCTATAAGTATATATGTGTCCTTTGTATGTATATTATCAATTATCAGTATACAAAAGAAATATAACATTGTAATAGGAGGGAGTATTTTGTACCTAAGATATATACTATCGGGCTTGACGTTTACTTCTTGTGCAAACTTGTTAATAATCATGGACAATGTAGCTACACTTGGTGAACCCAACGAAGCAACCATCTTTTCAAGGGCATTCTCCAAAGACTTTAGATTCTACAAGCATATGTAACAACCGTTGCTAATCATAAACATACTTGAGTGCATTGAATCTTGTGGAAAAAATGTGTATAATTCGAATTGATGCAAGTACCTTGGATGGGACAAAATGAGTTCCAAGGCCACATGCAAGCATCTCGGCTCCATTTAATCGAGCACCAGTCAATCCCACATATTCTCCTACAGTTAGTTCATGATCGTTAAGTTGAATTTACTAAATAAAGAAAATCTCGTAACCATATTTATGGATAAAACAATAATAATGTCAATGGAAAACTAATCAAAATACAACAAGGATAATTACAAAGAAAAGTTATTCAAATCATGTCTCATAAAGCATACTTGTATATTATATCTAATACAACATACCCAAAAATCCTGGAAGTCGTGACAAAAAATAAGATGCACCAACATCAGGAAATAGTCCAATCAACACTTCAGGCATTGCGAAACTCTACGCTAATGTCGAATAGCTTGTTAATTAGGCAATGAAATTGCATACCATATAATCTTTTGTTGTCAAAGATGAAGATAAAAAAAGATGTATTTACCGTATTCTCAGTGACGATTCTAAATGTCGAATGTATTGATATTCCAACGCCTCCTCCCATAACACTTCCATCTAGAAGTACAAGCAACGGCTTCTTATACGTTGCGAGAAAGTAATCCAAATAAAACTCTTTCCTATAATAGCTGGCCGCAAAACTCCAATGTCCAAGATTTACAAATGTATAAGCAGACGTCAGATCACCCCCACAACAAAATACTTTCCCATTTGCCTGTAGTAAACCAAAACATGTTTTTATTGTATTAACTATTAACTATAACCATGTTTTTATTATgttaactattattattattattattattattattattattattattattattattattattattattattattattattattattattattattgttattatatacTAAACTAGAACTATGATGAATGTAGATTAacttttttaagttattttttctAATAATATTTGATTATTTTTCAAATAATAGATAAAAAAAGTTATTTAAAATTAAACGGGTCAAATATAATTGATTTCCTAAAACTATGATGAAtagtaaatttattttttaagtattgtttttttttctaataatattttttccaaataactttattttatgtTTCAATTTAAGCTTTATTTAGAATTAACGATCGTATTTATTTTTATGGATATAAAAAATAAGTGCAAGTATCTACTTAGATATATCTCTTTCAGTTGTTATATCAAGTGTTAGTATGGTACCAATACTGTAATAAATCGAACCAATACAAACTGGATGTCCACCACGACGCGCAAGAAATCCCACTCGTTAATATTCAAATCAAGTCTGATGAATAATGCTCAAATCCATTGATCAAGTGCCACCTTAGCTTCTTTTGGACCCATCTTAACTATTTTTTACATAATTTTCTAATAATATttcatttatcattttatttttattttcctgTAATAACTTTTGCttgttaaaatttttaaaaactcTAAAATACTTACATTTTTTTTCCAGatatttaaatataattttttaaaaaaaaagagttGTATTCAATATAAAATGTTTCTTGATTTGGTAAACGACTAACGCACGTGCTTTGATCGCTAACTTTGGTAGAATATAACTACGCACATCGACTAGCCGACGACAATGAAAagtagatatatatatttttttattttgtcaaacGTTTTTATTTGAAAATGAAATTgtattcaaaataaaaatattttttagtacCATAAATGATTTTCGCGTGAGCTTTGGTCGGTAACATCGGTTGAGCACATCGTCATACCGATGAGGATGAAGAATAGATTTGTTTTGTATATTACCTTTAGGGGCCAGTGTTTAAATGGATTTTATGAAAGGAAGAAACAAAAAGATCTGAAACAGAAAGCGAAATTTAAGTGGGCGAAATTAGGGGATGAGAATTCTAATTTTTTTCACAGGATTATAAATTGCAGGAAAGCTAGAAATCGTATCAGCTCTATGTTGGTTAACGGTATTATGGTAACGGACCCGAAGATAATTAAGGAGGAAGTTAAAGCAAGATTTATGGCCAGATTCTCGGAACCAATCAAAATCAGGCCTTCCATAGATGGTAGAGGTTTTAAAAAGATTTCAAAGAACAGGTGAAGGCGTTAACCGATCGGTTTACGATAGAAGAAATAAAGAAGGCAGTATGGGAGTGTGGAAGTGATAGGGCTCCGGGTCTTGACGGGTTCACTTTTAAGTTCATAAAAAAATTCTGGGATCAACTTGAAGAAAAAATCGGTGGTGTCTTAAGTGAGTTTTTTGAGAAAGCATTCATTGAACGTGAATGTAATGCATCGTTTATTGCACTAATTCCTAAAGTAAGAGATCCAATGTCAGTTGAGGAGTTTAGGCCAATATCATTGATCGGTGCGATATACAAAATCATTGCTAAAGTCTTATCAATTAGACTTAAAAAGGTAATACCTAGCATTGTGGCCCCGGTTCAAACGGCGTTCGTAGAAGGAAGATCTATTTTTGATGGACCACTTATAACCAGCGAAATCATGTCGTGGGCCAAGAAAAGTAAGAAGAAGATGTTTATCTTCAAAGTAGATTTTGAGAAAGCATATGATTCGATAAATTGGAAATTTCTTTTATCAAACTTGAAGGCTATGGGTTTCCCAAGTCGGTGGACGAAATGGGTTGGAGCATGTTTGAAATCAAGTTGGGCATCGGTTCTTGTAAGTGGGTCACCTACGTCAGGATTTAATTTAAAGCGGGGGCTGCGACAAGGCGATCCGTTATCACCGTTCTTATTTATACTTGCAATGGAGGCGCTAGATGTAATCATGAAAAGGGCGGTCAACAGAGACGTATTCAAAGGCATTAATACACCAAATGAAGGCCCGTGCATCACACACTTATGCTATGCAGACGACGTGATATTCATGGGGGAATGGTCTGAAATAAATATACTAAACCTTAACCGTATATTAAGATGTTTCTCATTGTCTTCAGGATTAAAAGTTAATTCGAACAAATCAAGCCTGTACGGAATAGGAGTGGAAGATGAAGAGATTGAGAGAATGGCAGGGAGGCTAAATTGCAAGACGGGAACAATGCTGTTCAAATTCCTCGGCCTAACGATTGGTGCGGATATGAAAAAAGAAAAGTATTGGAAGGTGGTATTGGATAAAGTCAACAGCAGGTTATCGGCTTGGAAAGAAAACTGCCTATCGTTTGCTGGAAGGATGGTCTTAGGAAAGGCAGTGATGGGGGCCATTCCGAATTATTTCTTCTCGATGTATCTGGCACCAAAAAAGGTAATAAAAGCTATAGACAAGATACGTAGGGACTTCATATGGGGCAGGAAAGCTGGTAAATACAAGATACGTTGGATAGCGTGGGTAAAATTGATTAGATCGAGACAAAAAGGCGGATTTGGGTTAGGAGACTTGCGAAGCACAAATATTGCTTTAATGCTAAAGTGGTGGTGGAAATATAAAACGAGACCAGAGGAGCTGTGGGCGAAAGTAATAAAAGCAATCCATGAGAATAACAGATGTTATAGTATTATTCCGATTAATAACAAAATTGCATGTACATGGAAGGATATCGTGGCTACAGGAAAAGAAGTACAAAGACTCGGAGTATCGGTTTCAGAAGAGATAACAGCGGAAGTCGGTAGAGGGAATACTGTGAGATTTTGGTGCGATAACTGGTGTGATGGCTCGATCTTCAAAGAAAGAATGCCAGAGCTGTTCAAGATTGCGAAAAACAAGCAAGCAAAAGTGGAGGAATGTGTCACGAAGCTGGAGAATGAGAACCAGTGGAGCCTAGAATGGGTAAGACCGCCAAGTTCAGATGTGGAATGGGCACAATGGACAGTCTTATTACAGCATCTCAACAAGGTAAAGTTTAAAACAGGAAACGATAAGTGGAAGTGGAAATCGAGAGACAAATGAGAGTTCACAGTTACGGAGATTAGAAACCTTATATCAAAACAGAATAGTGACGGATCGCACGAGGAGTGGAGATATTGGAATAAGTGGATACCGCCGAAAGTAAACTACTTCACGTGGAGAGCATCGATG from Helianthus annuus cultivar XRQ/B chromosome 10, HanXRQr2.0-SUNRISE, whole genome shotgun sequence harbors:
- the LOC110886152 gene encoding 3-hydroxyisobutyryl-CoA hydrolase 1, with the protein product MALIDADQVIFEEVLGVRKMILNRPKKLNTLNYEMLRRLYEKSRAYENDPTVKLVILKANGKVFCCGGDLTSAYTFVNLGHWSFAASYYRKEFYLDYFLATYKKPLLVLLDGSVMGGGVGISIHSTFRIVTENTSFAMPEVLIGLFPDVGASYFLSRLPGFLGEYVGLTGARLNGAEMLACGLGTHFVPSKNLKSLENALEKMVASLGSPSVATLSMIINKFAQEVNVKPDSIYLRLDMINQCFNGKSCEEILSSLEHLATQVQEKWVHDAIKSMKSANPLGLKICLRMIREGRSRNIEQCLEAEYIAISHVLRRTFSNNFYEGSRAMLIDKDKKPKWVPSTLEGVSEEMVARCLSESFSEDDDWLPLQLSLKTNRTDAIASKL